From Mytilus edulis chromosome 9, xbMytEdul2.2, whole genome shotgun sequence, the proteins below share one genomic window:
- the LOC139488723 gene encoding uncharacterized protein, producing the protein MNLPYKDIVEVLLLNHGISLSLRHLKRILRNMHLSRRKEYTDLRTVINFVESDVESNGSHGYRWMYNKCVLHGLKVTRESIRHILKLVDPRGVEMRSKHRLIRRKYFSQGPNYCWHIDSYDKLKPYGLCINGCVDGFSRKMMWVKVGKTSSDPKVIAKYFIEAIQNAGGYPYHMRGDMGTENGTVAAMQNFLSRNERNEDSFIYGKSTLNTRIESWWAILRKQCTGKWVKEMKDLRDTGNFTGNKLDVNLVQFCCMKLLQAELEETALVWDMHRIRRSRSNLPDDRPIALYLLPELWASADYVQSISDDELEICKSECAHDDLFPCEEELFELGCLYMRANQVDPPTNINECKALYLGLRQWLLSHL; encoded by the exons ATGAATTTACCATACAAAGACATTGTAGAAGTTTTATTGTTAAACCATGGCATTTCTTTGTCTTTACGCCATCTAAAAAGGATTCTACGGAACATGCACTTGTCTCGAAGGAAGGAATATACGGATTTACGTACGGTAATAAATTTTGTAGAATCAGATGTAGAATCAAACGGTTCACACGGATATAGATGGATGTATAATAAATGTGTCCTACATGGATTGAAAGTAACCAGAGAAAGTATTAGACACATTCTTAAACTAGTCGACCCTAGAGGAGTAGAAATGAGGTCAAAGCATCGCTTAATCAGAAGAAAATATTTCAGCCAAGGCCCCAACTATTGCTGGCATATTGATTCATACGATAAACTCAAACCATATGGCCTATGTATTAACGGTTGTGTAGATGGCTTCTCGAGAAAAATGATGTGGGTTAAAGTAGGAAAAACTAGCAGCGATCCAAAAGTCATAGCAAAATACTTTATTGAGGCTATACAGAATGCAGGTGGGTATCCTTATCATATGAGGGGTGATATGGGTACCGAAAATGGCACAGTTGCAGCAATGCAGAATTTTTTATCAAGAAACGAAAGAAATGAAGATTCATTCATTTATGGAAAAAGTACTTTAAACACTCGAATAGAGTCTTGGTGGGCAATTCTACGCAAACAATGTACAGGGAAATGGGTAAAAGAAATGAAGGATCTTAGAGATACTGGGAATTTTACTGGCAATAAACTTGATGTTAATCTAGTACAGTTTTGCTGCATGAAGTTACTACAG GCTGAACTCGAAGAAACAGCATTGGTGTGGGATATGCATCGTATCAGGCGAAGTCGTTCAAACCTTCCTGATGATCGTCCAATAGCTCTTTACTTACTACCCGAATTATGGGCATCAGCAGATTATGTACAAAGTATTTCGGATGATGAGTTGGAGATTTGTAAATCGGAATGCGCACATGACGACCTTTTTCCATGTGAGGAAGAGTTATTTGAACTTGGTTGTTTGTACATGAGGGCTAATCAAGTAGATCCTCCGACAAATATAAACGAATGCAAAGCTCTTTACTTAGGTCTTCGTCAATGGTTACTTAGTCATTTGTGA